The following are from one region of the Aequoribacter fuscus genome:
- a CDS encoding sigma 54-interacting transcriptional regulator, with the protein MTRGLSTTKPRMLILGFRRFSELVYSVVGKYTQQIDLSFHDLGASSKTDFDALIDRYHPDVIMSAGANAAYLADTLAVPVVSQPVRDADVIEACLKAKQVSSKVHLFTYAEPTGVQARLIAQLGDLLGITVIHKFYRTSDEASEVFYLSLAEKPEVVVGPSYTCHMAEKEGIPSILLYSRESAEDMIENAMAVAQRSLLQARHSYLRDHLFEQTEDLLFLLDPERNILELNPKAQQALGDARRLNSRLRQSWHLNDIQNVHTERWVALANERYLQIVDVLEHNDHLLGYLVRYRPVQAIAAVKAPSIKAANFVVSSPRMSKVASLAKTYAVAHGAVLIVGESGTGKEHIAREIHRHSRHANGPLVAVNCGSLPSELFESEMFGYEEGAFTNSRRGGHRGLLEQANKGVLFLDEVAEMPLAQQSKLLRILQDKVLRPVGSERSIQLDLKVVAATNRPLFQDVEEGRFREDLYYRLNTFALEIPPLRERKEDISAIAAYYLEVFAQQYGLSVSPDEIYVDLSAHFERYRWPGNVRELESFCERVVVALMVEPSGNVTEALLRASLPELFREGAGFTAPGALKQNELQAIESAMQMYDGDRQAVAEHLGISTTTLWRRLKTLEQGR; encoded by the coding sequence ATGACCCGCGGTTTGAGCACGACGAAACCTAGAATGTTAATTCTGGGCTTTCGGCGTTTCAGTGAACTGGTGTACTCGGTTGTTGGTAAATACACTCAACAGATTGATTTATCGTTCCACGATTTGGGCGCATCGAGTAAGACCGATTTTGATGCCTTGATCGATCGTTATCATCCAGACGTCATTATGAGCGCGGGTGCAAATGCGGCCTATCTTGCGGATACCTTGGCTGTGCCTGTGGTGAGCCAACCGGTACGAGATGCCGATGTTATCGAAGCCTGTCTTAAAGCCAAGCAAGTAAGCTCTAAGGTGCACTTATTCACCTATGCAGAGCCCACCGGGGTTCAGGCGCGGTTGATCGCCCAGTTGGGTGACTTGTTAGGCATTACGGTGATCCATAAGTTTTACCGTACCTCGGATGAGGCCTCCGAGGTGTTTTATTTGTCGTTGGCGGAAAAGCCCGAGGTCGTGGTGGGTCCGAGTTACACCTGCCACATGGCGGAAAAAGAGGGTATTCCATCAATCTTGCTTTACAGTCGAGAATCCGCCGAGGACATGATTGAAAACGCGATGGCGGTTGCCCAGCGTTCCCTTCTACAGGCACGCCACTCGTATTTGCGCGATCACCTGTTCGAGCAAACTGAAGATTTGCTGTTTTTGCTTGATCCTGAAAGAAACATCTTGGAGCTCAACCCGAAAGCACAGCAAGCGTTAGGCGACGCTAGGCGTCTCAACAGCCGCCTGCGTCAATCCTGGCATTTGAACGATATCCAGAATGTTCATACTGAACGCTGGGTGGCACTTGCGAATGAACGCTACCTTCAGATCGTGGATGTACTTGAACATAACGACCATCTTCTGGGTTATTTGGTCCGCTACCGCCCGGTTCAGGCCATAGCTGCGGTAAAGGCGCCATCGATTAAAGCGGCGAATTTTGTAGTGAGTTCGCCGCGCATGAGCAAGGTGGCGTCTCTAGCAAAAACCTATGCTGTGGCGCACGGTGCGGTTTTAATTGTCGGAGAGTCGGGCACGGGTAAAGAGCATATCGCTCGCGAGATTCATCGTCATAGCCGCCATGCGAATGGTCCGCTGGTTGCGGTGAACTGCGGTAGCTTGCCCTCTGAATTGTTCGAGAGTGAAATGTTTGGCTACGAAGAGGGCGCTTTTACAAACTCTCGTCGGGGCGGTCATCGCGGTTTGCTAGAGCAGGCCAACAAGGGCGTCCTCTTTTTGGATGAAGTGGCGGAGATGCCGCTGGCGCAGCAATCGAAACTGTTGCGTATTTTGCAGGACAAAGTGCTCCGTCCGGTGGGTAGTGAGCGCAGCATTCAATTGGATTTGAAAGTTGTCGCAGCAACCAATCGTCCATTGTTTCAGGACGTTGAAGAAGGGCGATTCCGCGAGGATTTGTACTACCGCTTGAATACCTTTGCCCTGGAAATCCCCCCGCTTCGAGAGCGAAAAGAAGACATATCAGCGATCGCTGCGTATTACCTAGAGGTATTCGCGCAGCAGTACGGTTTAAGTGTCTCGCCGGACGAGATTTATGTAGACCTTAGTGCTCATTTTGAACGTTATCGCTGGCCAGGGAACGTTCGCGAGCTTGAAAGTTTTTGCGAGCGTGTTGTCGTGGCGCTCATGGTTGAGCCATCGGGTAATGTCACCGAAGCCTTGCTTCGAGCAAGTTTGCCCGAGCTGTTTAGAGAGGGCGCAGGGTTCACAGCGCCCGGTGCGCTTAAGCAGAATGAGCTGCAGGCCATAGAGTCTGCCATGCAGATGTATGACGGTGATCGACAAGCGGTTGCCGAGCATTTAGGAATAAGCACCACCACCTTGTGGCGGCGCTTGAAGACCTTAGAGCAAGGTCGCTAA
- a CDS encoding SDR family oxidoreductase: MDARDYVIVGYGGIGSGVLEQILQCAEVEKVVVLSRSAHRHADARVQFRQGDVSCAESLAHVFAEVSSPCCVINTIGLLHGDNILPEKRLADVRKEALLRSIEVNTYSTIALAQAIEQNFSRKQAVSLVALSARVGSIGDNRLGGWLSYRVSKAALNMAIRTVSVEWRRTRPLNVVVAYHPGTVDTGLSQPFQGSVPEGKLFSREQAGNYLLDVINQLEADDSGSFKAWDGSDIAW, encoded by the coding sequence ATGGATGCGCGTGACTACGTGATAGTCGGTTACGGCGGTATTGGCTCGGGTGTACTAGAGCAAATCTTGCAGTGTGCCGAGGTTGAAAAAGTTGTTGTCTTGTCTCGGTCAGCGCATCGTCATGCGGATGCGCGTGTGCAGTTCCGGCAAGGGGATGTGAGTTGTGCTGAGAGCCTCGCTCACGTATTTGCTGAGGTGTCGAGTCCTTGCTGTGTGATCAATACGATCGGGCTTTTGCACGGGGATAACATCTTGCCAGAGAAGCGTTTGGCAGATGTGCGCAAAGAGGCATTGCTGCGCTCGATAGAGGTCAATACTTATTCAACCATTGCGCTTGCGCAGGCGATTGAGCAGAACTTTTCGCGCAAACAGGCTGTCAGTCTAGTGGCACTCTCTGCGCGGGTGGGGTCGATCGGTGATAATAGATTGGGCGGGTGGCTAAGTTACCGAGTCTCGAAGGCAGCATTGAATATGGCGATTCGCACGGTCAGCGTGGAATGGCGGCGAACGCGTCCTCTTAACGTGGTAGTTGCGTATCATCCAGGGACGGTCGATACCGGTTTGTCACAGCCATTTCAGGGGTCGGTACCCGAGGGGAAACTGTTCAGTCGCGAGCAGGCCGGCAACTATTTGCTGGATGTGATTAACCAATTAGAGGCCGATGACAGCGGCTCATTTAAGGCTTGGGATGGGAGTGATATAGCGTGGTAG
- a CDS encoding DUF3429 domain-containing protein has product MPRASWLLGLAGLIPFVAGLLAFIYLEDYPKTLGQHTFLLYSLAIISFLAGTTWGWAQAARPRDGGIQLLVSNGIVIFAVLAMLTANPFWALILLAAAYLVFLGYERRVLEQTNDYRRMRATLTLLVVALHGVMVTALSLDA; this is encoded by the coding sequence ATGCCGCGAGCGAGTTGGCTGCTGGGGTTAGCAGGGCTTATACCTTTCGTTGCGGGACTGTTGGCATTTATCTATCTAGAAGATTACCCAAAAACGCTTGGGCAACACACGTTTTTGCTGTACTCGCTTGCGATTATCTCGTTTTTGGCGGGCACTACCTGGGGGTGGGCGCAAGCCGCGCGTCCCCGTGATGGGGGTATTCAACTCTTGGTGAGCAATGGCATCGTGATTTTTGCGGTTCTCGCCATGTTAACGGCTAATCCGTTTTGGGCTCTAATTTTGCTTGCCGCAGCGTATTTAGTATTTTTGGGCTACGAGCGCCGAGTGCTTGAGCAAACAAACGATTATCGCCGCATGCGAGCCACACTGACCCTGTTGGTGGTAGCGCTGCATGGCGTCATGGTTACGGCACTTTCCTTAGACGCCTAA
- a CDS encoding thiol-disulfide oxidoreductase DCC family protein, which yields MSAVLYYDGLCPLCAKEMRILRRLKTESLQLVDIHAANLSEDEKAKRLQVLHLEIAPGDYLLGVEASVAAWSYTSVGWVLRPLQWRVFAPLVKAIYARWAKRRYEKLYGCSADLGCER from the coding sequence ATGTCAGCGGTGCTTTATTACGACGGTTTGTGCCCTTTGTGTGCGAAAGAGATGCGCATACTGCGGCGCTTGAAGACAGAATCATTGCAGCTTGTCGATATCCACGCAGCAAATTTGAGCGAAGATGAGAAGGCAAAGCGGTTACAGGTTTTACACTTGGAAATAGCCCCCGGAGACTACCTGCTTGGTGTAGAGGCGTCGGTGGCGGCGTGGTCATATACTTCTGTTGGTTGGGTCCTTCGTCCTTTACAGTGGCGCGTTTTTGCGCCGCTGGTGAAAGCCATTTACGCGCGTTGGGCTAAGCGGCGTTACGAAAAATTGTACGGCTGTTCTGCCGACTTAGGTTGCGAGAGATAA
- a CDS encoding DUF3833 domain-containing protein, protein MKTLLVVLAMLLSACSSVGVDHYANNQPVFIATEFFNGRLVAHGMLKDFKGQVTRRFVADIDAYWNDEGVGTLDEHFTFDDGEKQRRVWTLTPDGSGSYIGTAGDVVGPAQLKFAGNSLFLEYVLRIPYGDGTLDLTVDDRMYLIDEATLLNESALRKFGIKVGELTLVIRKDPR, encoded by the coding sequence ATGAAAACCCTGCTTGTTGTGTTAGCCATGTTGTTGTCAGCGTGTAGCAGCGTTGGCGTCGATCACTATGCCAACAATCAACCCGTGTTTATCGCCACTGAATTTTTCAACGGGCGCTTGGTGGCGCACGGTATGCTTAAAGACTTTAAGGGCCAAGTAACACGTCGATTTGTTGCCGATATTGATGCTTATTGGAATGACGAAGGGGTGGGTACCCTAGACGAACATTTTACGTTTGATGACGGTGAAAAACAGCGTCGAGTCTGGACTTTAACGCCCGACGGATCGGGGTCATACATTGGGACTGCGGGCGATGTGGTTGGACCGGCGCAGTTGAAGTTTGCCGGCAACAGCCTCTTTTTGGAGTATGTTTTGCGCATACCCTATGGAGACGGCACCCTGGATTTGACTGTTGATGACCGAATGTACCTCATTGACGAGGCGACTCTGCTGAACGAGTCGGCGTTACGTAAATTTGGTATTAAGGTGGGTGAGCTTACCCTCGTTATTCGGAAGGACCCTCGGTAA
- a CDS encoding cytochrome P450: protein MAERKFEDINNFPRDAVAVDPFTLPIDEVDPANPFLFEAGKELPWFARLRADDPVHYTEDSNFGPYWSVTRYEDIMAVDLAHDVFSSEPIITIGEPLEDFDLPMFIAMDRPKHDQQRREVAPVVGPANLPNFEKLIRERTQSVLDELPVGEEFDWVEKVSVELTTRMLATLFDFPYEERARLKRWSDVATATPGTGIVETEEHRKAELLECATRFIELWNERVNQPPKFDFVSMLAHGESTKNMDMMEYLGNLILLIVGGNDTTRNTMSSSVLAMHENPEQFAQVKADQGFIESMVSETIRWQTPLAHMRRKAKMDTVLAGKTIKAGDKVVMWYISGNRDESVFPNADQFNLNRDNLRRHLAFGFGIHRCMGNRLAEMQLKILWEEILARFDRVEVVGEAKRGLSVFVRGITELPVVLHKKA from the coding sequence ATGGCTGAAAGAAAATTCGAAGATATTAATAATTTCCCGCGTGACGCGGTCGCAGTTGACCCGTTCACACTCCCTATCGACGAGGTGGACCCGGCCAACCCCTTCCTGTTCGAGGCAGGCAAAGAATTACCTTGGTTTGCGAGACTCCGAGCCGACGACCCCGTGCACTACACCGAAGACTCCAATTTTGGTCCCTATTGGTCAGTGACGCGCTATGAAGATATTATGGCCGTCGACTTAGCGCACGATGTGTTCTCCTCAGAGCCCATAATCACCATCGGCGAACCTCTGGAAGATTTCGATTTACCCATGTTTATCGCTATGGATCGTCCCAAACACGACCAGCAACGTCGTGAGGTCGCACCTGTTGTCGGACCAGCCAACTTGCCCAACTTCGAGAAGCTCATTCGTGAGCGCACTCAATCCGTACTGGACGAGCTGCCCGTCGGCGAAGAATTCGACTGGGTAGAAAAAGTATCGGTTGAACTCACAACCCGCATGCTGGCAACTTTGTTCGATTTTCCTTACGAGGAACGGGCCCGCTTAAAACGATGGTCAGATGTGGCAACGGCAACGCCTGGCACCGGAATCGTAGAAACGGAAGAGCATCGCAAAGCCGAGCTATTAGAATGCGCCACGCGATTTATTGAACTTTGGAACGAGCGTGTGAACCAACCCCCGAAGTTTGACTTTGTCTCGATGCTTGCGCACGGTGAAAGCACCAAAAACATGGATATGATGGAATATCTGGGCAACCTGATTCTTCTGATTGTGGGCGGCAACGACACCACCCGTAATACCATGTCATCGAGCGTGCTCGCCATGCACGAAAACCCTGAGCAATTTGCACAGGTTAAAGCCGATCAAGGTTTCATCGAAAGCATGGTCAGTGAGACCATTCGCTGGCAAACACCGCTGGCACATATGCGCCGCAAAGCCAAAATGGACACCGTACTTGCCGGCAAAACCATCAAAGCTGGCGACAAAGTCGTTATGTGGTACATCTCGGGTAATCGCGATGAAAGCGTGTTCCCCAACGCCGACCAGTTTAATCTGAACCGAGACAATCTGCGGCGCCACCTAGCATTCGGGTTTGGTATTCACCGCTGTATGGGCAACCGTCTGGCGGAGATGCAGCTTAAAATCCTGTGGGAAGAAATCCTCGCTCGCTTTGACCGCGTCGAAGTCGTCGGTGAAGCAAAACGAGGGCTTAGCGTGTTCGTCCGAGGTATTACCGAACTACCCGTCGTACTGCACAAAAAAGCCTAG
- a CDS encoding TonB-dependent receptor: MNFRKKVLAGMSLSLLATGYSGVSVAQASGFTLEEVVVTARKRAENLQEVPIAVTALGEDTIERAGIERADDYISLIPNVTLVDTANIGDTQVSIRGIVSTRDAESTFAYVVDGVLSTNPNSFNEELFDVQQIEVLKGPQGALYGRNAVAGAILVTTKKPSNEFEAKLTGGVANNNATKVSGTVSGPIVEDSVYGRFSFSNRETDGFYKNTFTGQDDAVDFLKDQSYRGRVIWDISDTTSLDIRAGFSKAEGGAINFNAAFAIPQFVAVFGSPTFAVDVNDQPFNFVFNVPGENEQETMDLAIKLDMDAGFADMTASFSYNDLEEYLLSDGTAATFYGYEVTPACLADRASLNSFTSDFFGPAFQPFGVLPPSGSGAGYDPFADGANFAGVYGPYTPLSCDGYQYQERNQTDMSIDVRFTSKEDSDVRWIAGFYVAEIEREVVVAYGADTGAGFLRQPYVPANGPNPTDLLFWDDFDTSVASVYGQVEFDINDTMELAFALRYDYESRDVNNKVPNVAGSGLNVNLLDGNFQALPINAALVSNPNGIPSRSESFSQLQPKVTWSWQASDEINVYASYGVGFRSGGFNSVGTEDTLNFWFNAGYGGPGEAVGAGISVPDAYDKEVSTNIELGAKGEFMDRRLRVNAALFRTNVDDNQFFEFFAGPFGLLRSVTTIDELYIEGFEADVNFVLNEEISLFGGIGLMSSEIEANRHRPLSVGNDVPQAPEKTATLGAQYVKQLGEGLELSVRTDWQYTGAMWFHTLQGEESPTIWNAFFGPGFNSDFLDPATGSNAQRDAYDTLNLRISLSGEQWSVTAWGKNITDELYLQEVIPAPEFGGTFNHPSAQAAYGVDFSYRF, encoded by the coding sequence ATGAACTTTAGAAAAAAAGTACTAGCGGGGATGTCTTTGTCGTTATTGGCCACCGGATACAGCGGTGTTTCAGTGGCGCAAGCATCTGGATTTACCTTGGAAGAGGTTGTTGTTACGGCTCGGAAACGCGCTGAGAACCTGCAAGAAGTGCCGATCGCAGTCACTGCTTTGGGCGAAGATACCATCGAAAGAGCGGGTATCGAGCGTGCAGATGATTACATTAGCTTGATTCCCAACGTGACGCTGGTTGATACCGCGAACATTGGTGATACGCAGGTCAGCATTCGCGGCATCGTGTCGACGCGCGACGCAGAATCCACTTTCGCCTATGTTGTCGATGGCGTGTTAAGCACAAACCCTAATAGCTTTAACGAAGAACTATTCGACGTTCAGCAAATTGAAGTGTTGAAAGGTCCTCAGGGCGCGTTATACGGCCGTAATGCCGTTGCCGGTGCCATTTTGGTGACTACCAAAAAGCCTTCAAACGAATTTGAAGCTAAGCTCACCGGTGGTGTGGCAAACAACAATGCCACGAAAGTGAGTGGCACGGTCAGTGGTCCCATCGTTGAAGACTCTGTCTATGGTCGTTTTTCGTTCAGTAACCGAGAAACCGATGGTTTCTACAAGAACACCTTTACGGGGCAGGACGACGCAGTAGATTTTCTTAAAGATCAAAGCTACCGCGGTCGCGTGATTTGGGATATCAGCGACACGACCAGCCTCGATATCCGAGCTGGATTTAGCAAAGCGGAAGGTGGCGCGATTAACTTTAACGCGGCTTTTGCCATTCCCCAGTTTGTGGCTGTGTTTGGTAGCCCGACCTTTGCGGTTGACGTAAACGATCAGCCGTTTAACTTCGTGTTTAACGTGCCGGGTGAAAACGAACAAGAAACCATGGATCTCGCAATCAAGCTGGATATGGACGCTGGCTTTGCCGATATGACAGCTAGCTTTTCGTACAATGACCTCGAGGAATACTTGTTGTCCGATGGTACGGCGGCGACGTTCTATGGGTACGAAGTAACACCTGCTTGCTTGGCAGATCGTGCATCATTGAATAGTTTTACGAGCGATTTCTTTGGTCCAGCTTTCCAGCCTTTCGGTGTTCTGCCACCTTCCGGTAGTGGGGCTGGTTACGATCCCTTTGCTGATGGCGCGAACTTTGCCGGTGTATACGGTCCTTATACGCCGTTGAGCTGCGATGGATATCAGTATCAAGAGCGCAATCAGACGGATATGTCGATAGACGTGCGGTTTACCAGTAAAGAAGATTCAGATGTACGTTGGATTGCCGGTTTTTACGTGGCAGAAATTGAGCGTGAAGTCGTGGTGGCCTACGGTGCCGACACTGGCGCGGGTTTCTTGCGTCAGCCTTACGTGCCCGCTAATGGCCCGAACCCAACCGATTTGCTGTTTTGGGATGACTTTGACACGTCCGTGGCGTCGGTCTACGGTCAGGTAGAATTCGACATTAATGACACTATGGAATTGGCCTTTGCCTTACGTTACGACTACGAGTCACGCGACGTCAATAACAAGGTGCCCAACGTGGCAGGGTCGGGTTTAAACGTGAACTTGCTGGATGGTAATTTCCAAGCCCTGCCGATTAATGCGGCTTTGGTGTCTAACCCTAATGGCATCCCTAGCCGTAGCGAGTCATTCTCGCAGTTACAGCCCAAGGTCACTTGGAGCTGGCAGGCGAGCGATGAAATCAACGTATACGCCAGCTATGGTGTGGGCTTCCGAAGCGGTGGCTTTAACTCGGTAGGAACCGAAGATACCTTAAACTTCTGGTTTAACGCAGGCTACGGCGGCCCGGGTGAGGCCGTTGGTGCGGGTATTTCAGTGCCCGACGCCTACGATAAAGAGGTCTCTACCAACATCGAATTGGGTGCGAAGGGCGAGTTCATGGATCGTCGCTTGCGCGTTAATGCGGCCTTGTTCCGCACCAACGTCGATGACAACCAGTTCTTCGAGTTTTTCGCTGGCCCCTTCGGTTTGCTGCGTAGCGTGACCACGATTGATGAGCTGTACATCGAAGGTTTTGAAGCTGACGTGAACTTTGTGTTGAACGAGGAGATTAGCCTGTTCGGCGGAATTGGTCTGATGAGCTCTGAAATTGAAGCAAATCGCCATCGCCCTCTGAGTGTGGGTAACGATGTGCCTCAGGCGCCGGAAAAAACAGCAACTCTGGGTGCCCAGTACGTCAAGCAGTTGGGTGAGGGTCTGGAGTTGAGCGTTCGTACCGATTGGCAGTATACCGGCGCTATGTGGTTCCATACGCTGCAAGGTGAAGAATCGCCCACCATCTGGAATGCATTCTTCGGGCCTGGCTTCAACTCGGACTTCCTAGATCCAGCGACGGGTTCAAACGCTCAGCGCGACGCCTACGATACGCTCAACTTGCGCATCAGCTTGTCGGGTGAGCAGTGGTCCGTAACCGCGTGGGGCAAGAACATCACCGATGAACTCTACTTGCAAGAAGTAATTCCTGCGCCTGAGTTTGGTGGTACATTTAACCACCCATCAGCGCAAGCTGCTTACGGTGTGGACTTTAGCTACCGCTTCTAA
- a CDS encoding protein adenylyltransferase SelO — MKLKQSYQRLPEQLYHRCAPSPVSAPHFLAVNEFLGEQLGLNHEWMLSNEGLDFFSGNAKSTDYTSVATVYAGFQFGQYNPQLGDGRALLLGETINHNGQVQEIQLKGAGPTPYSRGGDGRSALGPVIREYLVSEAMHALGVPTTRALMALRTGDTVIRDRLQPGGILVRVAPSHLRFGSFQFAAARQDEEALNALTALAFARHYPQVAAELQTPQHLLKLVTERTAQLVAKWMSIGFVHGVMNTDNMSIGGLTLDYGPCAFQDAFAWQQVFSSIDTGGRYRYAQQPNIALWNLARLAEALLPIWPGTDDHKVAEAEAILRTFEPTFETHRNSLFAAKLGLREDHSVYQSTIEPFLNFLEEQSLDFTLSFALIEALSKDDRDRIHLVRSALPQHASLERYWNESAFEQGQWQGDASNPLIIPRNHQIEAAIESAELGSNTETSRLFRLYTSRPSLQDLSVEDLRGPEPGEWLGRTFCGT; from the coding sequence ATGAAACTGAAGCAGTCTTACCAGCGATTACCCGAACAGCTGTACCATCGATGCGCCCCATCGCCAGTTTCGGCACCCCACTTCTTGGCGGTTAACGAGTTTCTTGGGGAGCAGCTTGGCCTAAACCATGAATGGATGTTGTCAAATGAAGGCCTCGACTTTTTTTCTGGCAACGCCAAATCTACTGACTACACGTCGGTAGCCACCGTGTATGCCGGATTCCAATTTGGTCAATACAACCCTCAACTCGGCGATGGGCGCGCACTCCTGCTCGGTGAGACCATAAACCATAATGGCCAAGTACAGGAAATCCAGCTAAAAGGTGCTGGGCCCACGCCCTATTCACGTGGAGGTGATGGCCGCTCGGCACTCGGGCCCGTGATTCGAGAGTATTTAGTCAGTGAAGCAATGCATGCGCTAGGCGTACCCACGACGCGCGCCTTAATGGCTTTGCGAACAGGCGACACTGTTATCCGAGACCGCTTACAACCCGGAGGCATTCTCGTGAGGGTCGCGCCCAGTCATCTCCGTTTTGGATCATTCCAATTCGCCGCGGCGCGACAAGATGAAGAGGCATTGAACGCACTGACGGCCTTGGCCTTTGCACGACATTATCCGCAGGTAGCCGCAGAGCTCCAAACACCGCAACACTTACTGAAACTGGTCACGGAACGCACCGCTCAATTAGTCGCTAAATGGATGTCGATTGGATTTGTTCATGGCGTCATGAATACCGACAACATGTCAATTGGCGGATTGACACTCGATTACGGGCCCTGTGCATTCCAGGATGCGTTTGCGTGGCAGCAGGTATTCTCTTCAATTGATACCGGTGGGCGGTACCGCTACGCGCAGCAACCGAATATCGCCTTGTGGAACCTAGCGCGCTTAGCAGAAGCTTTGCTACCCATTTGGCCCGGCACCGATGACCACAAAGTCGCCGAGGCCGAAGCCATTTTACGTACCTTTGAGCCGACTTTTGAGACGCATCGAAATTCACTCTTTGCCGCCAAACTCGGGCTACGTGAAGACCACAGCGTGTATCAGAGCACTATCGAGCCCTTCCTTAACTTTCTAGAGGAGCAATCGCTAGACTTTACTCTGAGCTTTGCACTGATTGAGGCGCTATCAAAAGACGACCGTGACCGTATACATTTGGTTCGGAGCGCGTTACCGCAGCACGCAAGCCTTGAGCGCTACTGGAACGAGTCCGCGTTCGAGCAGGGCCAGTGGCAGGGTGACGCAAGCAACCCGCTCATCATACCCAGAAACCACCAAATTGAAGCGGCCATTGAAAGCGCCGAGCTTGGTAGCAACACAGAAACCTCGAGACTATTTAGGCTTTACACCTCAAGACCTTCACTGCAAGATCTCAGTGTCGAGGATCTTCGTGGCCCAGAACCGGGCGAATGGCTTGGCAGAACCTTTTGCGGCACTTAG
- a CDS encoding flavin reductase family protein has translation MVGQWYDSEAIASWEQRFRASLINSISGYKPANLIGTDDATSGENLAIMSSVVHLGAAPPLLGLVIRPDSVDRHTLRNIRSSGCYTINHVASDYFKAAHQTAARYPDEVSEFDAVGLTPQRLSDFAAPFVAEAPIKIGLELRQEIPIELNGTHFIIGEVVHLFVGDSLVSDQGDLDLEKAGVVALSGLDRYYRTEFIDKLPYAKPT, from the coding sequence GTGGTAGGGCAATGGTACGACAGTGAAGCAATTGCAAGTTGGGAGCAACGGTTCAGGGCCTCATTGATCAATAGTATAAGTGGCTACAAGCCCGCAAATTTGATTGGTACGGATGACGCGACGTCGGGTGAGAACTTGGCGATTATGAGCTCGGTGGTACACTTAGGTGCTGCACCGCCCTTGCTAGGACTCGTCATACGCCCTGATAGCGTTGACCGTCATACACTACGCAACATTCGCAGTAGTGGCTGTTATACGATTAATCACGTTGCCAGCGATTATTTCAAAGCGGCACATCAGACGGCCGCGCGCTACCCCGATGAAGTCTCAGAGTTTGATGCCGTCGGGCTAACACCGCAACGCCTTTCCGATTTTGCGGCCCCGTTTGTCGCAGAGGCTCCGATCAAAATCGGACTCGAACTGCGGCAAGAAATACCCATTGAGCTTAATGGCACGCACTTTATCATCGGCGAAGTGGTTCATTTGTTTGTTGGCGATTCCTTGGTCAGTGACCAAGGCGATCTCGATTTGGAAAAGGCGGGCGTGGTGGCATTGTCTGGATTAGACCGGTATTACCGTACCGAATTCATCGACAAATTACCTTACGCGAAACCGACGTAA